CGATGGCGACGCTGCGCCGCCAATGCAGGATGCCCATCCCAATGATCGTGAAGACCGTCAGACAAAGACCGATCAGCCAGTTTTCACGCCAGAGCATGACAAGCACGCCAATGGCCAGCAGTACAGCCGCCGACACCCGCACGACGAATTGCGAGAAGAAGTTGGAGATGCCGGTGACATCACCATCTATGCGCTCGATCATCTCGCCGGGCAGACGGTCTTTGTGATACGCCATGTCGAGGTCGAGCGTGTGCCGGAGAAGATCGGCCCGCAGCAAATTGGTCGCGCCCCAACCGATGTCAGCGGAAAGATACGTCGCGCTGGCCACAGCCAACTGGTTCATAATCGCCAGACCGAGGTAGGTCAGCGCCAAACGTGAGAGGAGATTTATCGCGCCCCCATTGACACCCAGGTCAATGAAGGACCTGACGATCTGTGGGATGAAGAGTTGTAGCCCGATTGAGCCCAGCAGGCATGCGCTGAGTAAGCCCACTCGGAAGGCGTACGGACGAAGGTAGCGAGTCAGTAGTGAAATATAGTGCGACATGGTGATTGTTGACAGGAGGCTTCGGCACGAATACCCGGAAATCCGTGCGCCTTGCCACCGCTGCACTCCTCTTTGTAGATGGACGTCATAAGTAAAGTCGAGGATACCGAAAGCAAACGGTCACCCCATTGCGGCAAGCACCTTCCGATCCCCTAAGTACGGCTGGCGGCCATGCATGACGAGGAGATTGTCGCACAGCAAAACGTCCCCCGCCCGCCATTCAAAGACCTGCTCCTCAGCCGCCATAGCGGCCCGTATGTTATCCAGGTCTGGCATGCTCAGGGGCGACCCGTCCCCGAGAAACGCGTTGTGGGGAAGCTCATCTTCGCCGAGAATCGACAGGAGGTCCTCGCGCAGACTGCTTTCCAGGCTCGATGAGTGCCACTGCTCTGCCTGATTGACCCACACCTCTTCCTGGGTGATGGGGTGACGTAAGGTCGCCGGCGCGTGCATGGATATTCGCAGGGTGCCGTTTGGCATCCATTCGAAAGCCTGGCCGTCGGCTTCCAGGCGTCTCTCTACCTCCCTGCGGTCTTTCGTGCCATACGCATCCATCCACGATTTGCCGAGTCCGGACCCTCCGTGCAGGTTGTTCACGTAGCGCACGCCGCCGCCATCAAACCGGCGGCGGACTTGCGGATCAATGCGCTTCAACACACGTCGGCAATCCGCCAGCGGCGTTTGTCCTCCTTTCGCGGCTGGCTTGAGACAGAAAAAGAGGACCTTGTCAGGCATGCGCTTTAGATAAGAGGCCTCATTATGCAGAGAGATCCGCTCCTCTCGTGGATATTCAGTGGAGGTAAAAACATGAGAGGTTACTCTGGTGCGCGGTGAGTTGCCGCCGACGTAGCTGCAAAATTCACGGCAAAAGATACCGGCGATATCTTGAAACTCCTCCGCCGACGCGACTCCGAAGCCTCGGAAAAGGAGAGCGCCATGAGCATACAAGCGTTGATGCACTTGCTCTCTGTTGGCCATGAGCCATGCCTGCAATTGACGGCTGCTGGACGACCGTTCTTGAGCTATGGCCACAAGCGGTAAAGTGGCGGATTCTGATTTCCATTCGATCATAGACAACCTCCCTCGAATCGGACTCCGTATTTTTAGGATTTAAGCAGTTGTCTAGCCGACCATTCCGGCAGCGATCAAATCAAGTTGGCCAGTGCCTGTACATGCGGTTGTTTGAGCATCGTCAAGTGGTTGCCGGGAGCTTCCACGCAAACGAGATTCGGGGCGAAAGGCTTCCAATTCTCAGCAATCTTCTGGTGAGATTGTCGGTTAGAGGCCGGATCCAGATGAGGGTCATTGACCAGCACCAGCTTCAACGGTCCGGGGTAAGGCTTATCGGGTGTGTAGCGGGCACGGATTGAAGCCGCGTAGGCGCGCAACGTACCTCGTAATTCGTCCGGCTGGGATCGCGGTGATATGAGATTCGCGTCAACTAAGCGACGATGGATGAGTTCCCTCTGGATGGTCTCCGGGCGCGATTCAAGAGCGCTTCTTTCAATCAGTGGATGCCCCAACACTAGCTCAACGGCTTCTACCCAGCGCATGATCATGTCGGTGTGGCTGTACTCGCGGACGGGGCCGTCCACCTGGTCTGGGGCGTCCGTGTCTAGAACCGCCAGTGACGCGACGATACGGCCACTCTGCATCAACAAGTGAGCCATCTCTAAAGCCACCCAACCACCAAACGAGTGCCCCAGCAGGTGCACTTGCCCCTGCGGGGATACTTCGTTGATCGCTCGCACATTCGATTCGGCAGCCGCACGGACAGTGGAATGGGGCGCAAGTTCACCGTCGAGGCCGCGCGGTTCCAGCCCGTACACCGGTATCGCTTTATCCATACAGGCGGCCAGACTCGTGAAGCTAATGACGGTCGCGCCAGCCCCAGGAACCCAGAAGCGCGGCGCAACATTCGGCTGGCCGGACTGTAGACTAAACAGCGGCGAATAACTGACCTCGGGCATCTTCTTCGACTCTGCCGCTGCGTTAAGGATGGCGGACGATAGAATTTGGCCAAACGATTCGACGTTCGGGCTGACCATGATTGAGGAGTGATCCCCCTTGATCGGTATGAGGCGCAGCAGCCCCATCGGCACGACCGATTTCCAGCCCTCTACGGCTGGCTCTCGGCTTTCCTCTCCCGGTTGCAGTTCAGTAGCGGCAAAGAAATATACTGGAATTGGGAGTGGCTGCGCATAGTAGTCGCGGTCCGCTATCACGTTCGTGCGATGGCGAGCCAGTAATTGCTGGAGCTGTGCGGACGTGTAATGATCATACTCTTCTGACAATACCGACAGGTCAATGCACTTCTGTAGGAAGGCCCCGACATCCATGGTCTCGGCGCTCAGTTTAAGCTCGTCCACGGTCGCTTGGGAGATGAGGCGCGAATACTTATCCGGCCTGGCATGCATGGCTTCGATTGACTGCAGCACCCGTTGTTTATCGTTCAGCTCTAACCATCTAAGCATTTTCCGAGATGCCGCCGTGTCATGATTTCCACCTCCGCGGTAATAGGAGTCAATCAGGCCGAGGAAATCCACCTTCTGGTTGGCGCCGATCAGTTGTGCAGCAATCTCATAGGCGAGTGGCCCGCCGTTGGAATAGCCAACAATCCG
The DNA window shown above is from Blastocatellia bacterium and carries:
- a CDS encoding TauD/TfdA family dioxygenase, whose amino-acid sequence is MIEWKSESATLPLVAIAQERSSSSRQLQAWLMANREQVHQRLYAHGALLFRGFGVASAEEFQDIAGIFCREFCSYVGGNSPRTRVTSHVFTSTEYPREERISLHNEASYLKRMPDKVLFFCLKPAAKGGQTPLADCRRVLKRIDPQVRRRFDGGGVRYVNNLHGGSGLGKSWMDAYGTKDRREVERRLEADGQAFEWMPNGTLRISMHAPATLRHPITQEEVWVNQAEQWHSSSLESSLREDLLSILGEDELPHNAFLGDGSPLSMPDLDNIRAAMAAEEQVFEWRAGDVLLCDNLLVMHGRQPYLGDRKVLAAMG